The Cutaneotrichosporon cavernicola HIS019 DNA, chromosome: 5 DNA segment GAGCCTGAAAGCGATGCTGGGACCAACGGCGCCCATCGAGCCCCCAAGCGCAGCGGAAACGCCAGTGCTGACGGAGACGTCGGCGTTTTGGATGCCGTGCCCAGGATCGAGGACGGTGACGGTCTCGTTGGGGCGGGGAATGGGGACGTCAAGCGGAATACcgtgctcgaggccaaggacaaTCGTGGTCGcgccgtccttgccgcTGTTGCTGTCCTTGCCGCTTTTGCTATCCTTGCCCGCTCTTCCCCTTCTTATACTTGCCCTTTCCGTCCTTACTCTTGCTCTTGCCCTTCGTGTCCTTGGCGGGCTTGATGCTGAGCCCGTTGGGTCCAGGAGGAGGGTCGTCCGAGAGCACACTCACGCTGTCGCTCTGCTCGTGCGTACCAgttgtcgagcttgagccaGACGAGCTGTCGCTGTCAGACGAACTCGAGGAACTTGAACTCGAACTCGAACTCGAACTCGAGCATTccgacgagatcgacaccagcgacggcgagcggaTCAGCGTTGCGCCCGTTGCCATGCTGACAGTGCCCTTGGTCGCGGCGGTAGCGAAGCTGGCATTGCTCTTTGTCAGCCCCTTTGGGAAGCAGGAGCTGCCCTTGGTCGCACTCATCGCGAAGCCAGAGATGCCCCcggccgcgctcgtcgcgaaGCTGGGGTTCCCCACGGCCACAGTTACGGCCGCCTCCACGGCTGGACATCGGCACAGCTCGTGCTGCGGGTGACCGCAATGGCAGCGCATGCGACCGGCGGCGGTCTCTAGtcccttggccttgccgaCAATGTTGGAGAGAATGGCGGCCCAGGCGGGATGGGCGTGGACGGCGGTaagctggtgtcagcggcGTGTCAGCGGCGTGTCAGGTCGGCTTGGCCATGGGAAAGGAAGGCATGAAGCGAGCCACCGAGATGAGTTGGAGCGCCGTGTTTCAGTCTTGCTCGGCAGCGGCTTCTCCGGTCAGGTAGGCGGACTCACAAAAGTCTGCTCGACGCGGAGAAGTGCAAGCGCCGAGCGCATTCCCTTTGCCTCGCCGTAAGTGAAGGCGCGGGCTTCAACGAGGGAGGTGAAGTCTCTATGGGGCATGATGTGTAGTGAAAGAAGGTGGTTTTAtgggtgagggtgagtgtgTAAGTGTGGGATGAGAGTTGGAAGGTTGGGAGGGGAACGACTTTGGTTATAGCTTGCAGTGTAATGTCAAGTGGGGTTGAGTGGGTTGAGTGGGTTGAGTGGTGTTTGGAATGGCTGGGTGGGGTTGAAGAGTATCCGTGCGGGGTGCGAGGGTTACATAGACACAgacccccccccctctctctctctcctttTTCATAGCAAGGGGAGCGAACAGAAGCGTTGAATTGGTAGATCCGGTGGATCGGGGGGCGACTAGCCCATTGCGCCCATTTCTCAAGCCGATCAACGCACAgtgctcctccttgtcatCCTCTCAATCCTCTCAGTTTCCACAAAAGTCGCGCAATCCATCAAACGCGGAATGTGGAATACTCATGTATCTTATCTCATCATCTCCCAGTCAGCAGTCAGCAGTCAGCAGTCAGCAGTCAGCAACTTTGTTGTCAATAATCACAACGTGAATGGAGCAAATGCAACAAGGGGAACAAGCGGAACATTCATGCCGATCACCCACGTGCCCACCGATGACGTTGCCGCCACTTACCGACTCGTCCGGCACTCGTCACTCGTCACTCGAACACACTGATTTCCATGCAACTAGTTGATACTCCCACACCGCTCTCACAATGGCACACCCAATCCACGCCGTCGATCACGTCAACGCCTTTGACCCGGCCGGACTGTCGTCCCAGACGAGCGCCAAGATCGCCTCCATCGTCGCGCAGCAGGAGGCCGTACTGCGCTTCCGCAAGTTTGACAGCGACATTGCGTGGGAGGTGGGTAACGTTGTGCGTGAGACGTTCTTGGCTGCGCGTGCGGCAGGCCGACATGCCGTGAACAGCGGTATCGTCATCCACATCGAGACGTTTACGGGCCACACGCTGTTTTCGTGTGCGGTCGGGCCGTCGCCTACGGTGGGGCCTGACAACTGGTGAGTCGCGCTTTGGGTTCGCTCAACCGGTCCGTTTGGATGGCTGCAGCAGGACACAAGTCGATTGGTGGGCATCCTCAGCTAACTCCAGGATCTGGGTGCGGGGCAAGTTTAACGTCGTCAAGCGCTTCAACGTCTCGAGTTTGCGTAAGGGACGCGAGATTGCGGCCAATGGTCAGACGCCCGAGCAGAAGGGCCTCAACTTTCCCGAGTTTGCGTgccatggcggcggtgagTCGCATCTTTGGGTCCTCTAACTCTAGCCTTCCCAATCTGGCTCGCGGGGTGCGATGTTGCGCCCATTGGCGCCATTGTCGTCTCAGGCCTCccccagctcgaggaccaCCAGCTCATCATCGACTCGTTCGCAAAGGCCGACCAGCTGTTCCACGTCTAGCTCAATACTGTAATGCATCTAGAGTCCCTCTACCAACCCCGCATGCCCTTCTTGCCTCCACCTTTCTTCTTTCCACCACCCTTGCCACTGTTGTTGATGCGAGCAATGGTGCTCTCGTCAATACGCAGCGCACCCTTGTCAAACTTGCCCACACCCATACCGAGACCCATTGCGCGCTCCTTGCTCTTGCCAGCCATacccttcttcttcgtgACCGTTCCAAACGTCCGCACTTcgcgctccttgccctttgACCCGGCACCGCGACGCCCCAAATCACCCAAtccgcccttgcccttgaccCACGAGCCGgccgcctcagcctcggcgcgtGCCGTTTCAGCCCGCCGCTGCTTGGCATGAACGAGGCCGGTACGTACATGCGCCGGATgggaggagaggttggCTCCGCGCacaacgccctcgccatcgccggGGAGTGAGTagttggcgagctcgagcaggcgGCCGGACATGGCTGCGCGTTTGTCGACTGGGCGTGAAGCCCCATCTTGTGTTGCGGACGGGAGGAGCGAGTTCAGGAGCATGTCGTGCAGCGTCttgtcgaggcgctggtttgacctggtgtcagctatGCGTAATGGATAGCTCActgttcctcctcgtcatccgcattggccttgcgcttccgCTTGCCTGACCCCGGCTGTTCTTCGGGCTGCAGGCCCATGATCTTGGCTGAGTTGCCCGTGAGGAAAGCGCGTTTCTCAGACTTTGAGATGGCTATCGACGACCGCCCAGTCTCGGCGAACACGACTTGGACGGGTGCGCGTGTGGTCGGAGCGGAGGTGGCCTTGAGagcctccttctccgtGGACTTTGTCTTCTCCGTGGACTTGGTCTTCTCCTTGGACTTTgtcttcttggccttcttggcgttgCTCATCatcgctgtcgtcagcctcATCGTACCCAGACTCACCGTCAAAGTCCatcccgtcctcgctgtccGTGACGAACGCGtcgccctctccccacCCGTCGTCAAACTCATCGTCGTagtcctcctccacgacCTCAGCATCGGGCTCAGACTCTGACTCTGACCCTGACGCGGAGCGAGCAGCCCCCTGTGCCGAGCTCTCAGCCGAGTCAAAGCCGAACATTGAGCGGCTGTGCGCTTCGAGCGCGGCCAGCATTGCGGCGCGGTCATTACCGTCactgtcgctgtcgctggagttgcccgagctcgagctcgagctcgatccAGGTAGCCTGGCGGATTTgagcttcttcttcgcTTGAGCTGACTTTTCCGAGACGGCTTTCCACTGGGATGTGCTTGGCTTGGgcatggtggatggagaAGAGTTGGAGAGTTGTGTAACAAGCAAGGTCTGCTCGAAATCTGTGAGCGGCGGGGTCTCCGCACGGAAGCAAATTACTGCTGAGCGGCAGAATTCGGTAACAGACACAGGCAGGGAAACGTCATAAAGAATCGGTGGAGATTCGTGAGCTTGTTGTCAGAGCCGAGACCCACCAGCGCAAACTAACGATGACGAATGAAGCAGATGCAGATGCAGATTCTTTGTACGGTGTACCTGTACCCCAGCGTCACACTCGGCTCTTGGGCGGCGTAGAA contains these protein-coding regions:
- a CDS encoding uncharacterized protein (Haem-degrading) — its product is MAHPIHAVDHVNAFDPAGLSSQTSAKIASIVAQQEAVLRFRKFDSDIAWEVGNVVRETFLAARAAGRHAVNSGIVIHIETFTGHTLFSCAVGPSPTVGPDNWIWVRGKFNVVKRFNVSSLRKGREIAANGQTPEQKGLNFPEFACHGGAFPIWLAGCDVAPIGAIVVSGLPQLEDHQLIIDSFAKADQLFHV